A window of Corallococcus silvisoli contains these coding sequences:
- a CDS encoding tetratricopeptide repeat protein, translating to MKVSCPSCQTNYNIDDRRIPPGGAKLKCARCQTTFPIKADGVSAEAPETAPAAAPPSAAAPQAAAIPLPGTAAPQAAAIPLPGTAAPQAAIPLPGSAAPQPAAIPLPGSAAPRAAAIPLPGTAAPQAAAIPLPGSAAPRAAAIPLPGSAAPQPAAIPMGAGPAAIPLPGSAAPQPAAIPMGAGPSAIPLPGTAAPQAAAIPLPGTAAPRATAIPLGASPTASAAIPLPGTAAPQAAAIPLPGSAAPRAAAIPLPGSAAPPAAAIPMGAGPAAIPLPGSAAPQSAAIPLPGTAAPRAAAIPLGASPTASAAIPLPGAAAPQSAAIPLPGSAAPRAAAIPLPGNAAPPVPEDPFSFDDDVPPAAFASPGVAAPRAISLDAGPSAPVALPDDSFSFDMEAAPPAPQAAEDDFAEVGSGEFSSLDTSDFSEPREDVTRVVAIPVPTAAFREPTAPVAYGSQEPSGTARDFDFSEDPIASTPAPETDFGSTPDFDFSEDANLPVPVQAAEDAFTFDINDPSNAHGPGAPRPQPQTYGYGMPAEPQADPFALAPPPAEPEADPFGLPPPSSYAAPAPIADPFALPPPPSAGASPYDLGDLPAAGEDPFALPPSPGLDFSDLPSPASPPAMDFSDLPSPAAPASFDFADPPPAYGQSPVPDSDPFAVDFTSPPASAAPAPDFSLDFGDPAPPPPARVNPMTDFGDVDFGDPAPVPASAATGLPDALEFDPTAAPADDLEADLSAPLPPPPAAGPTDGLEMLSFIDDSAGKEAGGRVPVKRFHVRRRSGKMFGPFEEGVIVKMLEDGQLLGNEDVSPDSEAWSAIGTVPIFASAIQRLMEGPAKAVPLAATAAAASPDAPGADPANPQASMERLRQLYEGRMAAVSVVDRSAADLKWKKRLPIFIAAGVSVLVLGTGASFEASRYGAFGRNKLFPARVSAGSSEAKLVEEARKGLLEDTYASYKEARTKSAQVLATKEYPEVRALWCQSVAYLQRRYADGERSDLTACGKHMETIELLGEKNVEVLKTAAAIALTNRKGADVQARLQDAYSREDNQGDWELAFLLAETYAQQKDIPNAITTLTKVLEKNPKSAKAHHALGNLYQAQGKADEAAKAYADALAADPQHAASAVELAAVELLVRKANIDQGAQAVESALKLQDELGPAERARARGLKGVALFQQFKPKEAETELKAALKDNPDSSFIKAQLALVLRSQRDYDGALPLYASLAKEDSANLEYVDGHITALVMTGKMQDALTAVEAASKSFPNEARIAYLYGRIEDALDKPTEAEGHFKRATAADAKLVDAGLYLGRLYLRQHRNADARALLEAAAQQAPDHAGVHAGLGELALAENNSLLAQQEFDRAVQLDPNLADAHLGLSRVALLGGDAARAETEANRALELDPHLLKDGRLQRGLVLWRLHRLDEAAAELEKAKQEDPRSTTTPITLGAVLLEKGDLGGAESNLGLALRNEPSNHEALYYLGLVRAKRSEYTQALDSMKTAVDRAPKRPDYHYAYGVILRDAKRLPDAIEQWQAAVALDSHYADAHEALGHAFLERGEFDNAIASFEAALKADPQRTRVMGAMGDVLFNAARWDDAVRRYQAALKADPKLTYVYYKVARAYTEQAQHAKAIDWYKKATAAEPENPQPFYYLGFAYKERNKRKDAITAFKEYLAKKPGAADKKDIEDEIYDLEH from the coding sequence ATGAAAGTCTCCTGCCCGTCGTGCCAGACGAATTACAACATCGATGACAGGCGGATCCCGCCCGGGGGCGCGAAGCTCAAGTGTGCCCGGTGCCAGACCACGTTCCCCATCAAGGCCGATGGCGTGAGCGCCGAGGCCCCCGAGACCGCGCCAGCCGCGGCCCCCCCGTCCGCCGCCGCGCCCCAGGCCGCCGCCATCCCCCTGCCGGGCACCGCCGCGCCCCAAGCCGCCGCGATTCCGCTCCCCGGCACCGCCGCGCCCCAGGCCGCCATCCCGCTGCCGGGCAGCGCCGCACCGCAGCCCGCCGCCATCCCGCTTCCCGGTAGCGCCGCGCCGCGCGCCGCCGCCATCCCGCTCCCGGGCACCGCCGCGCCCCAGGCCGCCGCGATTCCGCTCCCCGGTAGTGCCGCGCCGCGCGCCGCCGCCATCCCGCTCCCAGGCAGTGCCGCGCCGCAGCCCGCCGCCATCCCGATGGGCGCGGGTCCCGCCGCCATCCCGCTCCCGGGCAGTGCCGCGCCGCAGCCCGCCGCCATTCCGATGGGCGCGGGGCCCTCCGCGATTCCGCTCCCAGGCACCGCCGCGCCCCAAGCCGCCGCCATCCCCCTGCCGGGCACCGCCGCGCCACGCGCCACCGCCATTCCCCTGGGCGCGAGCCCCACGGCCTCCGCCGCCATCCCCCTGCCCGGCACCGCCGCGCCCCAGGCCGCCGCGATTCCGCTCCCCGGTAGCGCCGCGCCGCGCGCCGCCGCCATCCCGCTCCCGGGCAGCGCCGCACCTCCGGCCGCCGCCATCCCGATGGGCGCGGGGCCCGCCGCGATTCCGCTCCCGGGCTCCGCCGCGCCCCAGTCCGCCGCCATCCCCCTGCCCGGCACCGCCGCGCCGCGCGCCGCCGCCATTCCCCTGGGCGCGAGCCCCACGGCCTCCGCCGCCATCCCCCTGCCCGGCGCCGCCGCGCCCCAGTCCGCCGCGATTCCGCTCCCCGGCAGCGCCGCGCCGCGCGCCGCCGCCATCCCGCTCCCGGGCAATGCCGCGCCGCCCGTCCCCGAGGATCCGTTCTCCTTCGACGACGACGTCCCGCCCGCCGCGTTCGCCTCGCCAGGCGTGGCCGCGCCCCGGGCCATCTCGCTGGACGCGGGCCCTTCGGCGCCGGTGGCGCTGCCGGATGACTCTTTCAGCTTCGACATGGAGGCCGCGCCCCCCGCGCCCCAGGCCGCGGAGGACGACTTCGCGGAGGTGGGCAGCGGCGAGTTCTCCTCGCTCGACACCAGCGACTTCTCCGAGCCGCGCGAGGACGTGACCCGCGTCGTCGCCATCCCCGTCCCCACCGCCGCCTTCCGCGAACCCACGGCGCCGGTCGCCTACGGCTCGCAGGAACCGAGCGGCACCGCACGCGACTTCGACTTCTCCGAAGACCCCATCGCCTCCACCCCCGCTCCGGAGACGGACTTCGGCAGCACGCCCGACTTCGACTTCTCCGAGGACGCCAACCTGCCCGTCCCGGTGCAGGCCGCCGAGGACGCGTTCACCTTCGACATCAACGATCCCTCGAACGCCCACGGCCCTGGGGCACCGCGCCCGCAGCCCCAGACCTACGGCTACGGAATGCCCGCCGAGCCCCAGGCGGATCCCTTCGCACTGGCCCCGCCCCCCGCGGAGCCCGAGGCGGATCCGTTCGGCCTGCCCCCGCCCTCCTCCTACGCGGCCCCGGCCCCCATCGCCGACCCGTTCGCGCTGCCCCCGCCCCCCTCGGCCGGCGCCTCGCCCTACGATCTGGGCGACCTGCCCGCCGCGGGTGAGGACCCCTTCGCCCTCCCGCCCTCGCCCGGCCTGGACTTCTCCGACCTGCCCTCGCCCGCCTCGCCGCCGGCCATGGACTTCTCGGACCTGCCCTCGCCCGCCGCGCCCGCGTCCTTCGACTTCGCGGATCCGCCGCCCGCGTACGGCCAGTCCCCCGTGCCCGACTCGGATCCGTTCGCGGTGGACTTCACGTCGCCGCCGGCCAGCGCCGCGCCCGCCCCGGACTTCTCGCTCGACTTCGGAGACCCCGCGCCCCCGCCCCCGGCCCGCGTCAACCCGATGACGGACTTCGGCGACGTGGACTTCGGTGACCCGGCCCCCGTGCCGGCCTCCGCCGCCACGGGCCTGCCGGACGCGCTGGAGTTCGACCCGACCGCCGCGCCCGCGGATGACCTGGAGGCGGACCTCTCCGCGCCGCTGCCGCCCCCGCCCGCCGCGGGCCCCACGGACGGCCTGGAGATGCTGAGCTTCATCGACGACAGCGCCGGCAAGGAGGCCGGAGGCCGCGTGCCGGTGAAGCGCTTCCACGTGCGCCGCCGCTCCGGGAAGATGTTCGGCCCGTTCGAAGAGGGCGTCATCGTCAAGATGCTCGAGGACGGCCAGCTCCTGGGCAACGAGGACGTCTCGCCTGACTCGGAGGCCTGGTCCGCCATCGGCACCGTGCCCATCTTCGCCTCCGCCATCCAGCGGCTGATGGAGGGCCCGGCCAAGGCCGTCCCCCTCGCGGCCACCGCGGCGGCGGCCAGCCCGGACGCGCCCGGCGCGGACCCCGCGAACCCCCAGGCCAGCATGGAGCGGCTGCGCCAGCTCTATGAAGGCCGCATGGCCGCGGTGTCCGTCGTGGACCGCAGCGCGGCCGACCTCAAGTGGAAGAAGCGCCTGCCCATCTTCATCGCCGCGGGCGTGTCGGTGCTCGTGCTGGGCACGGGCGCCAGCTTCGAGGCCAGCCGCTACGGCGCCTTCGGCCGCAACAAGCTCTTCCCCGCCCGCGTGTCCGCGGGCTCCTCCGAGGCGAAGCTCGTGGAGGAGGCGCGCAAGGGCCTCCTGGAGGACACCTACGCCAGCTACAAGGAAGCGCGCACCAAGAGCGCGCAGGTGCTGGCCACCAAGGAGTACCCGGAGGTTCGCGCCCTCTGGTGCCAGTCCGTGGCCTACCTCCAGCGGCGCTACGCGGACGGCGAGCGCTCCGACCTCACCGCGTGCGGCAAGCACATGGAGACCATCGAGCTGCTGGGGGAGAAGAACGTGGAGGTCCTCAAGACGGCCGCCGCGATCGCCCTCACCAACCGCAAGGGCGCGGACGTGCAGGCCCGCCTCCAGGACGCCTACAGCCGCGAGGACAACCAGGGCGATTGGGAGCTCGCGTTCCTGCTGGCGGAGACCTACGCGCAGCAGAAGGACATCCCCAACGCCATCACCACGCTGACGAAGGTGCTGGAGAAGAACCCGAAGTCGGCCAAGGCCCATCACGCGCTGGGCAACCTGTACCAGGCGCAGGGCAAGGCCGACGAGGCCGCCAAGGCCTACGCGGACGCGCTCGCGGCGGATCCGCAGCACGCCGCGTCCGCGGTGGAGCTGGCCGCGGTGGAGCTGCTGGTGCGCAAGGCGAACATCGACCAGGGCGCCCAGGCCGTGGAGAGCGCCCTGAAGCTCCAGGACGAGCTGGGGCCCGCCGAGCGCGCCCGCGCCCGCGGTCTCAAGGGCGTGGCCCTCTTCCAGCAGTTCAAGCCCAAGGAGGCGGAGACGGAGCTGAAGGCCGCCCTCAAGGACAACCCGGACTCCAGCTTCATCAAGGCGCAGCTCGCCCTGGTGCTGCGCTCGCAGCGCGACTACGACGGCGCGCTGCCGCTGTACGCCTCGCTCGCGAAGGAGGACAGCGCCAACCTGGAGTACGTGGACGGCCACATCACCGCGCTGGTGATGACGGGCAAGATGCAGGACGCGCTCACCGCGGTGGAGGCCGCCAGCAAGAGCTTCCCCAACGAGGCGCGCATCGCGTACCTCTACGGCCGCATCGAGGACGCGCTCGACAAGCCCACGGAAGCCGAGGGGCACTTCAAGCGCGCCACCGCCGCGGACGCCAAGCTGGTGGACGCGGGCCTGTACCTGGGCCGCCTGTACCTGCGTCAGCACCGCAACGCGGACGCACGGGCCCTGCTGGAGGCCGCCGCGCAGCAGGCGCCGGACCACGCGGGCGTGCACGCGGGCCTGGGAGAGCTGGCGCTGGCGGAGAACAACAGCCTGCTGGCGCAGCAGGAGTTCGACCGCGCCGTGCAGCTGGACCCCAACCTGGCGGACGCCCACCTGGGCCTGTCCCGCGTGGCCCTGCTGGGCGGTGACGCGGCCCGCGCGGAGACGGAGGCCAACCGCGCCCTGGAGCTGGATCCGCACCTCTTGAAGGACGGGCGCCTGCAGCGCGGGCTCGTGCTCTGGCGGCTGCACCGGCTGGATGAGGCCGCCGCGGAGCTGGAGAAGGCGAAGCAGGAGGATCCCCGCTCCACCACCACGCCCATCACCCTGGGCGCGGTGCTGCTGGAGAAGGGCGACCTGGGCGGCGCGGAGAGCAACCTGGGCCTCGCGCTGCGCAACGAGCCGTCCAACCACGAGGCGCTCTACTACCTGGGCCTCGTGCGCGCGAAGCGCTCCGAGTACACCCAGGCGCTCGACAGCATGAAGACCGCGGTGGACCGCGCGCCCAAGCGCCCGGACTACCACTACGCCTACGGCGTCATCCTGCGCGACGCGAAGCGGCTGCCGGACGCCATCGAGCAGTGGCAGGCCGCGGTGGCGCTGGACTCCCACTACGCGGACGCCCATGAGGCCCTGGGCCACGCCTTCCTGGAGCGGGGCGAGTTCGACAACGCCATCGCCTCCTTCGAGGCCGCGCTCAAGGCGGATCCGCAGCGCACGCGGGTGATGGGCGCCATGGGCGACGTGCTCTTCAACGCCGCGCGCTGGGACGACGCCGTGCGCCGCTACCAGGCCGCGCTCAAGGCGGATCCGAAGCTCACGTACGTCTACTACAAGGTCGCGCGCGCCTACACGGAGCAGGCCCAGCACGCGAAGGCCATCGACTGGTACAAGAAGGCCACCGCCGCGGAGCCGGAGAACCCGCAGCCCTTCTACTACCTGGGCTTCGCCTACAAGGAGCGCAACAAGCGCAAGGACGCCATCACGGCGTTCAAGGAGTACCTGGCGAAGAAGCCGGGCGCGGCGGACAAGAAGGACATCGAGGACGAAATCTACGACCTCGAACACTAG
- a CDS encoding protoporphyrinogen/coproporphyrinogen oxidase, with product MDPIVILGAGLAGLSTAHFLKRPWRLIEKSDRVGGLIKTEVIDGCYFDPTGHWLHLRDPEIQELVNTLWLPDQLVRIQRRAAVFSRNTFTRFPYQVNTHGLPPEVVAENLVGYVEAIYGEKGRSLRERDPVNFEEFILRYMGEGFAKNFMLPYNQKLWTVHPREMSAAWVGRFVPRPTLKEVVDGALGAGSDQLGYNASFLYPREGGIESLARAMKQHLQGGELSVHTEPVSIDWRAKQVSLSDGRTLPYSGLVSSIALPTLVQLIARGASGIPEEVQAAAKRLRAFIVTYVCVGARGANRQPWHWIYLPEPEFHSYRIGAPSAVYPALAPPDTASFSVEFSHHGELSLADAERYAVEDLLRSQMIHSADDILFTKGREIPNAYVLYDDAYGPAMAEVNRFLEHAGILTAGRYGKWEYSSMEDAILGGRACARSLNG from the coding sequence ATGGATCCCATCGTCATCCTCGGGGCGGGCCTCGCGGGCCTGTCCACCGCGCACTTCCTCAAGCGCCCCTGGCGCCTCATCGAGAAGTCGGACCGCGTCGGCGGCCTCATCAAGACCGAGGTCATTGACGGGTGTTACTTCGACCCCACCGGCCACTGGCTCCACCTGCGTGACCCGGAAATCCAGGAACTGGTCAATACGCTCTGGCTCCCGGACCAGCTGGTGCGCATCCAGCGCCGCGCCGCGGTGTTCTCACGAAACACCTTCACGCGCTTCCCGTACCAGGTGAACACCCATGGGTTGCCGCCGGAGGTCGTGGCGGAGAACCTGGTCGGCTACGTGGAGGCCATCTACGGGGAGAAGGGCCGCTCCCTGCGCGAGCGCGACCCCGTCAACTTCGAGGAGTTCATCCTCCGCTACATGGGCGAGGGCTTCGCGAAGAACTTCATGCTGCCCTACAACCAGAAGCTCTGGACCGTGCACCCGCGCGAGATGTCCGCCGCCTGGGTCGGCCGGTTCGTGCCGCGCCCGACCCTGAAGGAGGTCGTGGACGGGGCGCTCGGCGCTGGCAGTGATCAGCTGGGCTACAACGCCTCCTTCCTCTACCCGCGCGAGGGCGGCATCGAGAGCCTGGCGCGTGCGATGAAGCAGCACCTCCAGGGGGGCGAGCTGAGTGTCCACACCGAGCCCGTCTCCATCGACTGGAGGGCGAAGCAGGTCTCGCTGTCGGACGGGCGCACGCTGCCGTACTCGGGGCTGGTGTCCTCCATCGCGCTGCCGACGCTGGTGCAGCTCATCGCTCGGGGGGCCTCTGGGATTCCGGAGGAGGTGCAGGCCGCGGCGAAGCGCCTGCGCGCCTTCATCGTCACGTACGTGTGCGTGGGGGCCCGGGGCGCGAACCGCCAGCCGTGGCACTGGATCTACCTGCCGGAGCCGGAGTTCCACTCGTACCGCATCGGGGCCCCGTCGGCGGTGTACCCGGCGCTGGCTCCGCCGGACACGGCCAGCTTCTCCGTCGAGTTCAGCCACCACGGCGAGCTGTCCCTGGCGGACGCGGAGCGGTACGCGGTGGAGGACCTGCTGCGCTCGCAGATGATCCATTCGGCGGACGACATCCTCTTCACGAAGGGGCGGGAGATTCCCAACGCGTACGTCCTCTATGACGACGCGTACGGGCCCGCGATGGCGGAGGTGAACCGTTTCCTGGAGCACGCGGGCATCCTCACCGCCGGGCGCTATGGGAAGTGGGAGTACTCCTCCATGGAGGACGCCATCCTGGGCGGGCGGGCCTGCGCCCGGTCGCTGAACGGCTGA
- a CDS encoding glycosyltransferase family 2 protein: protein MALHLSVVIPVYNEESIIAQAAEELRQGLDARGLDYEIIFAENGSRDSTPQLLEELCAKNPRLRWFHSETPNYGVALKAGILKAQGTYVVCDEIDLCDLSFYDAALPRLERGEADMVVGSKAAKGASDQRPLIRRAATRVHNKLLRVALGFQGTDTHGLKAFRREALLPVIQKCVVDMDVFASEFVIRAWREGLRVMEIPIQLHEKRQPSIHLFKRVPNVLKNVGKLFYVIRVRGT from the coding sequence ATGGCCCTGCACCTCTCCGTCGTCATCCCCGTCTACAACGAGGAGTCCATCATCGCCCAGGCAGCCGAAGAGCTGCGTCAGGGGCTGGATGCTCGCGGGCTCGACTACGAAATCATCTTCGCGGAGAACGGCTCCCGCGACTCGACGCCGCAGCTGCTGGAAGAGCTGTGCGCGAAGAACCCGCGCCTGCGCTGGTTCCACTCGGAGACCCCCAACTACGGCGTGGCGCTCAAGGCGGGCATCCTCAAGGCCCAGGGCACCTACGTGGTGTGCGACGAGATCGACCTGTGCGACCTGTCCTTCTACGACGCGGCGCTGCCCCGGCTGGAGCGCGGTGAGGCGGACATGGTCGTGGGCTCCAAGGCGGCCAAGGGCGCGAGCGACCAGCGTCCCCTCATCCGCCGCGCGGCCACGCGGGTGCACAACAAGCTCTTGCGCGTGGCGCTGGGCTTCCAGGGCACCGACACGCATGGCCTGAAGGCGTTCCGGCGCGAAGCGCTGCTGCCCGTCATCCAGAAGTGCGTCGTGGACATGGACGTGTTCGCCAGCGAGTTCGTCATCCGCGCGTGGCGCGAGGGCCTGCGCGTGATGGAGATCCCCATCCAGCTCCACGAGAAGCGCCAGCCGTCCATCCACCTGTTCAAGCGCGTGCCCAACGTGCTCAAGAACGTGGGCAAGCTGTTCTACGTCATCCGCGTCCGCGGGACCTGA
- a CDS encoding polysaccharide deacetylase family protein yields the protein MPAARLASISVDLDSLPHYCRIHGLSESLLDDRARTLVHRVAVPRFQELLSAVGVPGTFFAIGEDLETDPGAAEGMRRAHAAGIEIASHSHAHDYALTRRGADAIADDLSRADAAILKAVGVRPSGFRAPGYTLNADLYAATVAQGYQYGSSAFPAAPYYVAKAAVMGALAALRRPSRSVLDSPRVLLAPRVPYRPDPAQPYRRGSGAVVELPMTVTPVVRFPFIGTFATTLPRGTMRAAYRACRADPFFNFELHGVDVLDAADGIPWELVRQQRDLRVSAAKKQERLRSIFQWLKDDFDVVTLRDAAGQLVATL from the coding sequence ATGCCGGCGGCGCGCCTGGCGTCCATCTCCGTCGACCTGGATTCGCTGCCGCACTACTGCCGGATCCACGGTCTGTCCGAGTCGCTGCTGGACGACCGCGCCCGGACGTTGGTGCACCGCGTGGCGGTGCCGCGCTTCCAGGAGCTGCTGTCCGCCGTGGGGGTGCCCGGGACGTTCTTCGCCATTGGCGAGGACCTGGAGACGGACCCCGGCGCGGCGGAGGGCATGCGGCGTGCCCACGCGGCGGGCATCGAGATCGCAAGCCACAGCCACGCGCATGACTACGCGCTCACGCGGCGGGGCGCGGACGCCATCGCGGACGACCTCTCGCGCGCGGACGCGGCCATCCTGAAGGCTGTCGGTGTGCGCCCCTCCGGCTTCCGAGCGCCCGGTTACACGCTGAACGCGGACCTGTACGCGGCGACCGTGGCGCAGGGCTACCAGTACGGCTCCTCCGCGTTCCCGGCGGCGCCGTACTACGTGGCGAAGGCGGCGGTGATGGGGGCGCTCGCGGCGCTGCGGCGGCCGTCGCGCTCCGTGTTGGATTCACCCCGCGTGCTGCTGGCGCCCCGAGTCCCGTACCGGCCGGACCCGGCGCAGCCCTACCGGCGCGGGTCGGGCGCGGTGGTGGAGCTGCCGATGACGGTGACGCCCGTGGTGCGCTTCCCCTTCATTGGCACCTTCGCGACGACGCTGCCTCGCGGCACGATGCGCGCCGCGTACCGCGCGTGCCGGGCGGATCCGTTCTTCAACTTCGAGCTGCACGGCGTGGACGTGCTGGACGCGGCGGACGGCATCCCGTGGGAGCTCGTGCGCCAGCAGCGCGACCTCCGGGTGAGCGCGGCGAAGAAGCAGGAGCGGCTGCGCAGCATCTTCCAGTGGCTCAAGGACGACTTCGACGTCGTCACGCTGCGCGACGCGGCGGGGCAACTGGTGGCGACCCTCTGA
- a CDS encoding DUF2252 family protein, translating into MRIPTKPSSPPSRPSASGSTVAATMLTLASTGAANGRMNSAVSDFQPQPSSSRTGNTRGANGLALASAATPGLARKPSQAVAFVRDFNARLDLPPARLKEKLAQMRESPSAMFRAMPALFHSDVRGPYAQGTRLTDRPAPDIRVVGDPHVGNLGTFRGPDGKAVWGLNDFDQTGTASPELDLARMAASAVLTAREAGLSSGDQRKAVEALAKNYFETLELLAEGDVTPGAFLDKKESSGPVKDLIGKARDASAKDLLSKYVKLDGSKGPRFLHSDTLKPLDAERKSAVRTALAAYEKSLQGTEGVAVPLKVLDLAERLDAGGSSYGLERDYVLVGAADPKAPPVLLEMKELLASSVNAPPAPADGADVVKAQQELSGSVNPLTGAVSMGGRAFLVREVEPEKNKLDDSVFQKKKSLNSTFEQAGVVLARAHGNTREQAARLEDWVGGDTKEATKRLTAFALAYADQAEADWKALKAAR; encoded by the coding sequence ATGCGCATCCCGACCAAGCCCTCATCGCCTCCCTCCCGGCCGTCCGCCTCGGGGTCCACCGTCGCCGCCACGATGCTGACGCTGGCCTCCACCGGCGCCGCGAACGGGCGGATGAACTCCGCCGTCAGCGACTTCCAGCCTCAGCCCTCTTCGTCACGGACCGGTAACACCCGGGGCGCGAACGGGCTGGCGCTTGCGTCGGCCGCGACGCCCGGCCTCGCGCGGAAGCCGTCCCAGGCGGTGGCCTTCGTGCGCGACTTCAACGCGCGGCTGGACCTGCCGCCCGCGCGCCTGAAGGAGAAGCTCGCGCAGATGCGGGAGAGCCCGTCCGCGATGTTCCGCGCCATGCCCGCCCTCTTCCACTCCGACGTTCGAGGCCCCTATGCGCAGGGCACGCGGCTGACGGACCGGCCCGCTCCGGACATCCGGGTGGTGGGAGACCCCCACGTGGGCAACCTGGGGACGTTCCGGGGGCCGGACGGCAAGGCGGTGTGGGGGCTGAACGACTTCGATCAGACGGGCACGGCCTCACCGGAGCTGGACCTCGCGCGGATGGCGGCGAGCGCGGTGCTCACCGCGCGCGAGGCGGGCCTGTCGTCCGGTGATCAGCGGAAGGCGGTGGAGGCGCTCGCGAAGAACTACTTCGAGACGCTGGAGCTGCTGGCGGAGGGAGACGTGACCCCGGGGGCGTTCCTGGACAAGAAGGAGTCCTCCGGCCCGGTGAAGGACCTCATCGGGAAGGCCCGGGACGCGTCGGCGAAGGACCTGCTGTCGAAGTACGTGAAGCTCGACGGCTCGAAGGGCCCGCGCTTCCTGCATTCGGACACGCTCAAGCCGCTGGACGCGGAGCGGAAGTCGGCGGTGCGGACCGCGCTGGCCGCCTACGAGAAGTCCCTCCAGGGAACGGAGGGCGTGGCGGTGCCCCTGAAGGTGCTGGACCTCGCCGAGCGCCTGGACGCGGGCGGCAGCAGCTACGGCCTGGAGCGCGACTACGTGCTCGTGGGCGCGGCGGATCCGAAGGCGCCGCCGGTCCTGCTGGAGATGAAGGAGCTGCTCGCCTCCAGCGTGAATGCGCCCCCGGCCCCCGCGGACGGCGCGGACGTCGTGAAGGCGCAGCAGGAGCTGTCGGGCTCCGTGAATCCGCTGACGGGCGCGGTGAGCATGGGCGGCCGGGCCTTCCTCGTGCGCGAGGTGGAGCCGGAGAAGAACAAGCTGGATGACAGCGTGTTCCAGAAGAAGAAGTCCCTGAACTCGACGTTCGAGCAGGCGGGAGTGGTGCTGGCCCGGGCCCACGGCAACACGCGCGAGCAGGCCGCGCGCCTGGAGGACTGGGTGGGCGGCGACACGAAGGAAGCCACGAAGCGGCTCACCGCCTTCGCGCTGGCCTACGCGGATCAGGCGGAGGCGGACTGGAAGGCCCTGAAGGCCGCGCGCTGA
- a CDS encoding lysophospholipid acyltransferase family protein: MLERFSDKVKKGLRGWTERMAGEHQADQLQGLARTENEYGVDPFGFNLDYSLAAIAPFLWLYRHYFRVEAYGADRIPSGRVLLVSNHSGQLPMDGAMIGIALMVEGSPPRAIRSMVEKWVPSLPYVSTFMARVGQIVGTPENCRRLLEAEEAILVFPEGTRGLNKLWPQRYQLQEFGLGFMRLALETNTPIVPIAVVGAEEQAPALMNLKPLAKLLGFPSFPITPTGTPFPLPTKYRIYFGDALHFTGRADDEDSELDKKVRTVKASIQAMLHQGLKERRGVFW, from the coding sequence ATGCTGGAGCGTTTCAGCGACAAGGTGAAGAAAGGCCTGCGCGGCTGGACCGAGCGCATGGCGGGCGAGCATCAGGCGGACCAACTCCAGGGCCTGGCCCGGACAGAGAACGAGTACGGGGTGGATCCGTTCGGATTCAACCTGGACTACAGCCTGGCCGCCATCGCCCCGTTCCTGTGGCTCTACCGCCACTACTTCCGCGTGGAGGCCTACGGCGCGGACCGGATTCCCTCCGGGCGGGTGCTGCTGGTGTCCAACCACTCCGGCCAGCTCCCCATGGACGGCGCGATGATTGGCATCGCGTTGATGGTGGAGGGCTCGCCGCCGCGCGCCATCCGCAGCATGGTGGAGAAGTGGGTGCCCTCCTTGCCATACGTGTCCACGTTCATGGCGCGCGTGGGGCAGATTGTCGGCACGCCAGAGAACTGCCGGCGGCTGCTGGAGGCGGAGGAGGCCATCCTGGTGTTCCCGGAGGGCACGCGCGGGCTCAACAAGCTGTGGCCCCAGCGCTACCAGCTCCAGGAGTTCGGCCTGGGCTTCATGCGGCTGGCCCTGGAGACGAACACCCCCATCGTCCCCATCGCCGTGGTGGGCGCCGAGGAGCAGGCCCCCGCGCTGATGAACCTCAAGCCCCTGGCGAAGCTGCTGGGCTTCCCGTCCTTCCCCATCACTCCCACGGGCACGCCCTTCCCCCTGCCCACGAAGTACCGGATCTACTTCGGCGACGCGTTGCACTTCACCGGCCGCGCGGACGACGAGGACAGCGAACTGGACAAGAAGGTGCGCACCGTGAAGGCCTCCATCCAGGCGATGCTCCACCAGGGCCTCAAGGAACGCCGGGGCGTGTTCTGGTGA